In Anticarsia gemmatalis isolate Benzon Research Colony breed Stoneville strain chromosome 5, ilAntGemm2 primary, whole genome shotgun sequence, the following are encoded in one genomic region:
- the LOC142973070 gene encoding uncharacterized protein LOC142973070: protein MIVKKLIATLILSLGLINVTHGASYSNVYVERDSAPVRYYQYGSPYNYAPITSQLSQINALPSSVPAYVTPCVSPCAVPAPSVAVNPSSSVLTYNSQPYPTVPVVIAPKEDASGYEYSYVVYDDSTGDHKAQREHSDGSVVRGEYSFLQPDGYVREVKYVADDVTGFNAVVKNFLPATLEVKRPSVHEMKETAPPCHEVKNEALKEEHHEHGHQPEHGHAHGHEAEHGHGAEHGHEHGHEAAHSNEHGHESEHGHESEHGHEAQHGPEAAHGHVHGHEAEHSHEHGHEPEHGHEVSHDAEHGHEAEHSHEHGHEPEHGHEHGHEAEQSHEHGHEPEHDHEHSHEAQHSQEHGHEHSHEAQHSQEHGHEPAHGHEAEHSHEPEHGHEHGHEAAHGHEQEHGHEAEHSHEHGHKVEHVLEHGHESQHGNEQEHGHEHDKSSKEHSKENLKEASSKSKESSEESKGSHEESKEKHKKKPKKGSKEESLEESSEESHEKHGKKPRKESGRSKKSKEMSSEESNESEEHSHEKHKKKNKKASKEKSNESSSEESEEEVKEKHHKKAHKKSRKESMESSEESSVERPIHRLRGHELMTTEREVLVPYHDILRCVEAALRRAKGTPAAYREEPSPLTYIVLNKPC from the exons ATGATTGTTAAA AAACTTATAGCAACGCTGATATTAAGCTTGGGCTTAATTAATGTTACTCATGGGGCTTCTTACTCCAACGTCTACGTCGAACGTGATTCTGCTCCGGTTCGATACTACCAATACGGATCGCCATACAATTATGCGCCGATCACTAGTCAGTTATCCCAAATCAATGCTTTACCTTCATCTGTGCCCGCGTATGTCACTCCATGTGTGTCACCATGTGCGGTTCCTGCACCAAGTGTGGCGGTGAACCCCAGTTCTAGTGTTTTGACCTACAATTCTCAACCATATCCAACAGTACCTGTTGTCATAGCTCCTAAAGAG GATGCAAGTGGTTACGAATATTCATACGTGGTGTACGACGACAGCACTGGCGACCATAAGGCGCAACGTGAACATAGTGATGGTTCTGTGGTTCGAGGAGAGTATTCATTCCTTCAACCTGATGGATACGTACGAGAAGTCAAATACGTAGCTGACGATGTGACAGG gTTCAATGCAGTAGTGAAAAATTTCCTGCCGGCTACGCTGGAGGTTAAAAGACCAAGTGTTCATGAAATGAAAGAAACAGCACCTCCGTGCCATGAAGTGAAAAATGAAGCACTGAAAGAAGAACACCATGAACATGGGCATCAGCCTGAGCATGGGCATGCACATGGACATGAAGCTGAGCATGGACATGGAGCCGAACACGGTCATGAGCATGGTCACGAAGCTGCACATAGTAACGAACATGGACATGAATCTGAACATGGACATGAATCTGAACATGGACATGAAGCACAGCATGGGCCTGAAGCTGCACATGGTCACGTGCATGGTCATGAAGCTGAACATAGTCACGAGCACGGACACGAACCTGAACACGGTCATGAGGTCAGTCATGATGCAGAACACGGTCATGAAGCTGAACACAGCCACGAGCACGGACATGAACCAGAACACGGTCATGAGCATGGTCATGAAGCTGAACAGAGCCACGAACATGGACATGAACCCGAACATGATCATGAACATAGCCATGAGGCTCAGCACAGTCAAGAACACGGTCATGAACATAGCCATGAGGCCCAGCACAGTCAGGAACATGGTCACGAACCTGCACATGGACATGAAGCTGAACACAGTCATGAGCCAGAACATGGACATGAACATGGCCACGAAGCTGCGCACGGCCATGAACAAGAGCATGGACATGAAGCTGAACATAGCCATGAGCACGGACATAAAGTTGAACATGTGCTAGAACATGGACATGAATCTCAGCACGGCAATGAACAGGAACATGGGCACGAACATGATAAAAGTTCAAAAGAGCATTCTAAGGAAAATTTAAAGGAAGCGAGCAGTAAGTCAAAAGAATCTAGTGAAGAGTCTAAGGGGTCTCACGAAGAGtctaaagaaaaacataagAAAAAGCCCAAAAAGGGTTCAAAAGAAGAATCATTAGAAGAATCATCAGAAGAATCTCATGAGAAGCATGGTAAGAAGCCTAGGAAAGAATCAGGAAGGAGTAAAAAGTCGAAGGAAATGTCTTCTGAAGAATCTAATGAATCTGAAGAGCATTCCCACgaaaaacacaaaaagaaaaacaaaaaagcatCCAAAGAGAAATCCAATGAATCATCCAGTGAAGAATCTGAAGAAGAAGTAAAGGAAAAGCACCATAAAAAAGCGCACAAAAAGTCCAGGAAAGAATCTATGGAATCATCAGAGGAATCTAGCGTTGAGAGACCAATTCACAGACTTCGAGGGCATGAGTTGATGACCACCGAACGTGAGGTACTAGTACCATATCATGACATTCTCCGATGCGTGGAGGCTGCGCTACGAAGAGCTAAGGGAACGCCTGCAGCTTACAGAGAGGAACCATCACCCCTTACTTACATTGTATTGAACAAGCcctgttaa